Proteins encoded within one genomic window of Siniperca chuatsi isolate FFG_IHB_CAS linkage group LG4, ASM2008510v1, whole genome shotgun sequence:
- the LOC122874475 gene encoding homeobox protein DBX1-B-like codes for MMFPCSALSPPLYPGLLRPPAALSSPLTRSLPSGFLVEDLLRLSQPVSFVHRTFSSRSPGDLLPLSPGPGASPRALGPSTELSVLQSSSQPNRSSPGSPQAACPDSGYLKFGVSAILAPSTRSVQSLQTKYFPLPFFDGSLHPFIRASYFTASSTVIPVPGTFSWPLAQRGKPRRGMLRRAVFSDLQRKALERTFQRQKYISKPDRKKLASKLGLKDSQVKIWFQNRRMKWRNSKERELLSTGGCRQQTLPTKTNPHPDLTDVGSTYCHRLDRTAPTSQVQLNSQESHLLHHHHHHHHHHHHNPSSPSQSSKQSEHSKSDIEEITVS; via the exons ATGATGTTTCCCTGCAGCGCTCTTTCGCCTCCTCTCTACCCGGGCTTACTGCGTCCCCCTGCGGCTCTCTCCTCGCCCCTGACCCGGTCACTCCCTTCAGGCTTCCTAGTAGAAGATCTCCTTCGATTAAGCCAGCCTGTCAGCTTCGTACATCGGACTTTCTCTTCCAGAAGTCCCGGGGACCTTCTCCCGCTCAGCCCCGGGCCGGGCGCCTCTCCCCGGGCGTTGGGACCCAGCACAGAGCTGTCTGTGCTTCAGAGCTCCAGCCAGCCGAACCGCAGTAGCCCCGGCTCTCCGCAGGCTGCCTGCCCGGACTCCGGCTACCTCAAGTTCGGCGTCAGTGCGATACTGGCACCATCTACACGGAGCG TACAGAGTCTTCAGACTAAGTACTTCCCTTTGCCTTTCTTTGATGGAAGCCTCCATCCTTTCATCAGAGCTTCCTACTTCACAG CCTCCTCCACTGTGATTCCTGTCCCGGGAACGTTTTCATGGCCCCTGGCCCAGAGAGGGAAGCCCAGGAGGGGCATGCTGCGGCGGGCTGTGTTCTCAGACCTCCAGAGGAAGGCCCTGGAGAGAACtttccagaggcagaaatacatAAGCAAACCAGACAGGAAGAAACTTGCCAGTAAACTGGGACTTAAAGACTCCCAG GTGAAGATCTGGTTTCAGAACCGCAGGATGAAATGGAGGAACTCCAAGGAGAGGGAGCTACTGTCGACAGGCGGCTGTCGCCAGCAGACCCTTCCCACCAAAACCAACCCCCACCCAGACCTCACTGATGTAGGCAGCACCTACTGCCACAGGCTGGACAGGACTGCACCCACCAGCCAAGTACAGCTGAACAGCCAGGAGTCACATCttcttcaccaccaccaccatcatcatcatcatcatcatcacaatcCTTCCTCTCCGTCACAGTCCAGCAAACAGTCAGAGCACTCAAAGTCAGACATTGAAGAAATCACAGTTTCATAA